TAGAGCAAGCCGATGCCCATGATGCCGGTCGTCTGCGTCAGCGGGGAGAGGTTCAGCTCGGCGGCCCCTCGAGGCAGCATGCGAGTAACGTGGACCGAGATAAGTCGGGTGATGAGAGAGTCCATAGTGCCCATGTAGGACGCTGCGAGGCCGAGCAAGAGACCAACAGAGGTCATTGTGTGCTTGGGCGTCAGGTATTTGAAAGCGACCCATTTGGCGATGCCCCTGAGATGTCCATTCAGACCCAGGGCCAACAAGAAGCCGGCATGGCGGTTACTTAGATCGTGGCCAGGCTTATTGTACAGGATCCATGACGTGtcgatgcccttggcctgtGGTGAAATGGCGAGCCCAGCGGCCACGCCTTGGTGGAAGAAGCCCCAGCAGACCTTGTCCTCGGTGAACAGTGTCTTGTCAACGCCGACAGTGACGTTGGTCGGACGGACGACGCAGTTGAGGTTGAATCCGGCCACGTGGAACTTCTGTGTCAGCAACGGGTATCGCAAGCTGTAGTATAGAAGAGCTCGGCCTGCGGGGATGGCCAGAGTGCCGGTAGCTATCCTGGACACGAGTTCCTTTTGCCTCTCGAGGTATTCGCTCTCCGACCACGTTGGGTCGGCTTCAAGGCGGACGACGCGGGCCCTGTGGGTTGATAAGAGATTTTGGGCTTCGTTGAGACGGCGGTCCTCTTTGAAAAGGGCTCGGATGACGGCTTGCCGCTCGGTAccttcgccttcgtcgtAGCCAATATTGTTGTATTCGTCGACGCTTTGGCAGATGGTGCGATAGTCCCACGCCGCATTGTGCGTGGGCGTCTGTTGCTAGTCAATATCGACACACACGGACATGGTGGGTTCACAGATAACGCACAAGAATGTTAGCACCGCTCTTCTGCAGGTTTTTGGTCGGTGCCAATATCATGCTCATGTCGCCGCGGTTGACGAGCTCCAGCAGATCTTTGGGCCATGAAGCAGGCGGCCGGGCTTGACACCTCGATATGGAATCTTTCAATGGTGTGAGCACGGCTTCAGGAAGTGTCTCAAGGACTCGGCTGCTGATGCCCGCCGAGTGCATGGCCTCAACCATGCTGGCAGGGCTGCCTTTTGGCGTGAGCTTCTCAAAAAAACGTTTGAACATGAAGGTCCTTGGGGTAACGGGGGTCCATCTTGAATCCTTGAGATGATCTTGCTCGGCTTTTACCGGTTGAGAATGGTATAGATTGGCTAGTGTCAGGAATGGATGATACTGTCCAGTGGCGAGGCATGTCTGGATCCAGTGAAAGATGTCAAAATCAACACCAGAGGGCTGGGTAAGGGGAACTTCAAGGCGAAGCTCTGTGGTTGATGTTAGCATCATGAAGTCCTGTTTATGAAGATGTTGCTGACCTGAGTCGTAATGAGGATCCAGTTCTTCCTGGATCCCCAGCTCATACATGGCCACGAAATTGTGCCATCCAAGCCAGCGGGCAATCTGACAGGTGACTACACGCAGTGGGGCTGTTCCTGGAGAGGCGTATTCGGGAGTCATGATATCCAGCTTCTGttcctcgagaaggaggtgaAGTGCAACTAAGATATTCCAAGCGGCGTTCCCACGGTTTTCCGCGCTGCGTTGTTGCCCGGTTGGCAGATAGCCATTTTCGCCGACGGCCTTTTCGCCAAGCGGAGATGCCAGGTATCCCTTGGCGTACTGGACATGTGTTGACATGAACTTGGACCCCTTGAGGCCTGGGTTGATGATATTCTCCGTGTCGTCACTATTGTCTTCATCGAGGGTCCAATCCCAAGCCTTGGTTTGCTGCCAGCTGGGACAACCCAGGGCATTGGGGGTTTCGTACAGATGTAGCGTGTTCCAGTCCTCGAGGGTTTGTATTGACCCAAAGGAGCCGGATTGAGGTCGTCTTCTGCCTCTGGATGGCTTGGTCGGAGGGTCTTGCGCTGGCTTTGTCTTTCCGAGAGCGAGATAGATGGTCAAAAGCAGAATCACCAGCGATGACCATTCTGCGTCGGCAACTTCGAACTCTTCGCTCTTGACCCATATCATGATGTGCCACCAGCCGGGAAAGATCTTCTCGGCATGCGTTGCCGGGAGAATGCTCCGACATGCGTCCAGCACCTTGCGCACCTGCGGGTTTCGAGGCTGGAGTTGGATTTGGATCTGGTGGTGTCTATCCTCGCCATCAACCATGTCGACGACCCCCCTGGCTTTGGAGTACTTGAGTCCGCCGACGTGGCCGTTAGCAACCTCGACGACTTCCGACTTGCGGTGGCGAACGTCTCTATCGACGACACGTCCTCGATAGTGCAGACTGCGAACATTTTCCAAAGACATTAGCGGGAGGTTGATGGGGGTGATCTGGCTCCATGGAGCCTGAATACTCAGCTCCCTGCGGCCTTCATGTCCTTCAGACAGGATTAGGATAACGGATATGTCGCCGTCGATCACCTTGCACGAATCTACAACATGGTGAGCTCGGCGAAGCGCGCCGCAAGCCAGCCGGACGGGGTCTTCAGACGACGTGGACCTCTTGCCAGGCTTCGGTGGTACCAGGAAGCGCGGTCCTCGCTGGAGATCAATTGTCAGGAGCTGCAGTCTCTTATCGAGAGAGTCCTGAATTCCGATGAGCAGCTCGCCGCGCAGGGGGTCGTCTAGGGCGAACTGGGGCGCTGTCAGGATGAAGACCTTGCAGTGCTCGCGGGCCGGCTGCTTTGACAGCGAGTAGCGCACGTTGGAGTTGTCTAGCGAGATGGTCTGGATCTTGGTGAACATCATTTCCTGGGAAATGCCATCGAAAACGTGGTCGTCCAGGCCCATGCTATGGAAGCCCTCGAAATCCCCACCGGCTCGCAGTTCTTCAAGCACCCCATCAATCGGGGCCTCCAGCAAACTCCCGAGGCTGGGATGGATGGTCTGGTTGTAGTTGAACGAGCCGTAGCCACCACTAAGTCTAGGTCCTTGGCTACCGTAAGACTCGATCCGTTTTGATCCGCCATGGGCTGGGATCAAGGGCTGCTCGGAGAAGACTGAACGCTCCTGAGATGCAGAAAGGTCCGCACGAGCCAGCATCGAACTCACTCGCCGTGATTGTCTTCTATGGGCGCCAGACTCTTTATCCAGGTCGAAAGAAGACACCAGGTCGAGAGGCTTCTCGACCTTGTCAAGCCTTTCGGTCTTTTCGCTTTTCCTCGACCTTTTCCCCGGCAAGGGAGCCCCGAAGCTCTCACGAAAGTTTGTCTGCACCGGGGTCgtggcgccgctggcgaAGTGCGGCTGCATAGAGCTTCGTCGACGCTCTGCCCTGCTCTTGTCCTTCTTAAGGCGGCCGATGAAGGGGTCCTCATTTTTGATGTAGGCAACTCTCCACACGGCATAGGTGCTGGCCTCCCGGTTCATGGTGACGGCGAGTATCAGGGGTTCCAAGTTCTTGGTCTTGGGTGCGCCGGGATGCTTGATCTCCTCAATGTGTAGAATTTCTTCGGCGGGGTCCAGGAAATAGGGCGACTTGGGCgagctcttcctcctcttttcCCCGGCAGCGCCGTCCGGTCGAGTAACCACGAGCCCAAGCTCTTGCAAGGGGTCCAGCAGAGACACCAGGCGCGGCCAGTGCGAGTTCGGCTGTTCCAACGTCGGCTCCCACATGTTTCCCAGGGTCGAGCTTAGACCCAAGGGCAGGTGCTTTGGTTTGTTCAGGCCTTcgacggagaagacggtgTGCTGTGAGCTTCGAGGAGAGGTGACAGTGATCTGCGAGGAGACGAAGGAGTTGGGCGGAACTTTCGGGAACTTGAGAGAGGCTGGTACGGTGCTGTCGCCTCGCTGTTTGCGCTGGATTATGACTCCTTGAGGTGCTGCGCaggcggcctcgacctcgaaaGGCATGTGAACGACATGGCTCGTGCCGGAGAGGAAGTAGATGTGGGCTTGAGTGCGCAGGAAGACGACCAAGGCTCGGGACAGGCGGCGAGGATCGCCGGATTTTGTGGACGGCTTCTTCTTTGCATCGTTCGTCTTGctgtcgtcggcggtgggAAAGGAAGCAAGGAGGGCCTGGGTGACAGGCTCCTGTTCGAGGTCGAACTTGTACGACTTACGAAACACAGCACCTCGGCTCCAGACCACGCAGTTCTTGGTGACCAGCAGTTCGTCCTCAATGTCGCATGTATCGTCGTACTCGTTGTGATCGGGGTCGGTCGAGATCTCCCAGGTATATGTCGAGGGCGGTGCATCTTCGTGGGCCGCGTGATGAAGGCCGCTAGGCTGGTGCAGACCCAAAGACTTAACTGACGCCATTGCGATCCCCCATGTGTGGGACGAAGGTGCAGCAATGTCGGGCCAGAAGGTCCTAAGGGTGTGGAAGCCTACAAGAGAGTGTTGGCCATGGCAGCCGCGGGGCTGTGGCGTCTATGTAGCTAATTGTGTGTCGTGGTGGGTTATTTTGTCGATGGTGATGCTtcggggttttttttttttggagtCGCGTCCCAATTGCAGCCAAACACGCGATTGCTAGCAAAGCTTCTCCCATCGTAGCGGCCCAGAGCACACACTCAGTGGCACCGGGGCTAGCTTCTGGTCACTAAATTCTGAGCTTTGGGGATTGTTCGATGGTACAGAGGTACCTCCCCAGGTACCTACATACCTACAagtgggggaggggcatcTCACCCTGCGTATCTGATTGGACTGCTGAGCCGAAGACAAGCTCACAACAGATCCACTCAATGCGACACCTGACTGGACAGAAATAAGCATCTTGAAGGTACGTACTCCCAGCCGAAGAAACGAAGCTCCGGGCGGCCAGCTCTCTCCTTCAGGTCTCcgaggtacgtaccgagCACGCCTCGTGACGTAGCAGACGGCTGCAGACCAGCGCAGCACCACCGTCCGTCCACGTCTTTGAGCTAAGCTACCTTAAGCTACCTTACCGTAGATTGACCGTCTGCGACTGTACGCTCGCCCTCAGGAGCTCGCCGAACCCCAATCCAAAGCTCAGGGTAGCTTCTGTCATTTCTTCCGCCGAATATCGCCGTTGAATCAGGAGCAGCACTCCCTCCAAATTGACACTCGACCGAccgaccatgccactgcgAAGCTCGAGTTGACGGCACATCTGGCATAATGACGGGCGCATCCGACTCCGATCGCGATCCTCCCACCGCTGCGCAAAAGGGAAAGGGACCTGAGGCTGCCGAGAATGGCGGCACTTCCGTCAACCCCCCTGGGGAAACAGCTGCGAAGACGGCTGGCAAGGGGACCGGGGACGGTGACGCCGCCAGTCgtgacgatgaggaggaagaggaggaggaaagcgatgaggacgacgacgacgacgacgatgaggaagatgaagatgacgacgaggacgatgaggacgaggagccTAGACTCAAGTATGCCCGTCTCACACAACACCTGGGCCCCATCTACCGCAATGGTGATGCTACGAGCTCGTTCCTTGTTGCTGGTGATAAGATGGTACCGCAATCCTCCCCATACATCGTCTCATCGTCCGCATGCTGACCGTGAGAAGATCATAGGGACACACAACGGCAACATCCACGTGATCCAACTACCCATGTTCCAGTCCCTCCGAGTTTACCACGCCCACTCTGCCTCCATCACCAGTATCTCCATCTCCCCTAATCCGCCCCCcctgccgacggcgaggtccgAAGCCGTTCAAAGGTTGGCAGCCGAAGCTGCAGAGAATGTAGCAAAGCAGCGTCCAGCTTCCCGCCAGTCTGGCAGCTCGCCAGCCGCTGCATCGAGACGGCCCAAGGAGCCTTCGCCAGTCCCAAACACCCCTTCGAACAACGTCCACATAGCCACCTCGTCAATGGATGGCAACGTTTGCGTCTTCTCCCTCGTAGACACGAAAGATGTTCAATTGCGCAACTTCGCCCGCCCAGTACAAGCCGTAGCCCTGTCCCCTGACTACAAGAACGATCGAACCTATCTTTCTGGTGGACTTGCCGGCCAACTCATCCTCACTTCCGGCGGGCAAGCCGGTCGAAGTACCTCAACAACTGTCGGCACCGCGGCCGCCACGGCGTCTGGATGGCTGGGCAGTATGGGCCTAGGAACGAACACAGGCAAGGATACCATTTTGCATTCCGGCGAAGGCACCATCAACACTATCAAATGGTCCTTGTCTGGTAAATACGTGGTCTGGCTCAACGAGCACGGCGTAAAGATTATGCGCTCCAAGCTGCACCTAGAGAGTGCCGACGCTGATGATGCCTGGAAGCGAATCGGGCACGTGGATCGCCCTCAAACAGACGAGTGGGAGACCATGGCCAGCGTCTGGAAAGGCCGCGCCGAATGGATTGACGAGCAGGCAGTTGAGACCGAAGATGGTGAGCCCGGAAGGGCAGACGTAGCTACAACACCAGCATCCGAGAGCTCGAAGCAACAATCAGTATCGAGTACGAAAAAGATCGAAAGGCTCCTTGTCGGCTGGGGCGGGACGATATGGATCATTCACGTCCATCCTGGCAGTGTTGGCACTGGGAAGCGAGCCGGCGAGAAGTCGATTGGCCGCGCCGAGATAGCGAAGCAGTGAGTTGATCGTAGGAGCTTTGTTTGGCCAAAGACTGACATACCACAGCCTTCGCATGGATTGCATCATTTCTGGAATTTCGTTATA
This sequence is a window from Colletotrichum higginsianum IMI 349063 chromosome 8, whole genome shotgun sequence. Protein-coding genes within it:
- a CDS encoding 20s cyclosome subunit (Apc1), giving the protein MASVKSLGLHQPSGLHHAAHEDAPPSTYTWEISTDPDHNEYDDTCDIEDELLVTKNCVVWSRGAVFRKSYKFDLEQEPVTQALLASFPTADDSKTNDAKKKPSTKSGDPRRLSRALVVFLRTQAHIYFLSGTSHVVHMPFEVEAACAAPQGVIIQRKQRGDSTVPASLKFPKVPPNSFVSSQITVTSPRSSQHTVFSVEGLNKPKHLPLGLSSTLGNMWEPTLEQPNSHWPRLVSLLDPLQELGLVVTRPDGAAGEKRRKSSPKSPYFLDPAEEILHIEEIKHPGAPKTKNLEPLILAVTMNREASTYAVWRVAYIKNEDPFIGRLKKDKSRAERRRSSMQPHFASGATTPVQTNFRESFGAPLPGKRSRKSEKTERLDKVEKPLDLVSSFDLDKESGAHRRQSRRVSSMLARADLSASQERSVFSEQPLIPAHGGSKRIESYGSQGPRLSGGYGSFNYNQTIHPSLGSLLEAPIDGVLEELRAGGDFEGFHSMGLDDHVFDGISQEMMFTKIQTISLDNSNVRYSLSKQPAREHCKVFILTAPQFALDDPLRGELLIGIQDSLDKRLQLLTIDLQRGPRFLVPPKPGKRSTSSEDPVRLACGALRRAHHVVDSCKVIDGDISVILILSEGHEGRRELSIQAPWSQITPINLPLMSLENVRSLHYRGRVVDRDVRHRKSEVVEVANGHVGGLKYSKARGVVDMVDGEDRHHQIQIQLQPRNPQVRKVLDACRSILPATHAEKIFPGWWHIMIWVKSEEFEVADAEWSSLVILLLTIYLALGKTKPAQDPPTKPSRGRRRPQSGSFGSIQTLEDWNTLHLYETPNALGCPSWQQTKAWDWTLDEDNSDDTENIINPGLKGSKFMSTHVQYAKGYLASPLGEKAVGENGYLPTGQQRSAENRGNAAWNILVALHLLLEEQKLDIMTPEYASPGTAPLRVVTCQIARWLGWHNFVAMYELGIQEELDPHYDSGQQHLHKQDFMMLTSTTELRLEVPLTQPSGVDFDIFHWIQTCLATGQYHPFLTLANLYHSQPVKAEQDHLKDSRWTPVTPRTFMFKRFFEKLTPKGSPASMVEAMHSAGISSRVLETLPEAVLTPLKDSISRCQARPPASWPKDLLELVNRGDMSMILAPTKNLQKSGANILTPTHNAAWDYRTICQSVDEYNNIGYDEGEGTERQAVIRALFKEDRRLNEAQNLLSTHRARVVRLEADPTWSESEYLERQKELVSRIATGTLAIPAGRALLYYSLRYPLLTQKFHVAGFNLNCVVRPTNVTVGVDKTLFTEDKVCWGFFHQGVAAGLAISPQAKGIDTSWILYNKPGHDLSNRHAGFLLALGLNGHLRGIAKWVAFKYLTPKHTMTSVGLLLGLAASYMGTMDSLITRLISVHVTRMLPRGAAELNLSPLTQTTGIMGIGLLYYNSQHRRMSEIMMSEIKHVDEEDEDEPLRSECYRLAAGFSLGLINLGKGNDLRGLHDMKLTESLVTIATATKKVEMVHVLDRAAAGAVMALALIFMKSEDQIVARKIDVPESIVQFDYIRPDILLLRTVAKNLIMWNKIQPTFAWILGSLPKAYRNRHKLVNTSRLKSTDLPFFSIITGICFSIALRYAGSASTRVRDLLIHYLDHFIRISRLPATQRPPPHDYPMYDEELARSNARMCQDVLALSASIVMAGTGDLVVLRRLRLLHGRDDPETPYGSHLAAHLAIGSLFLGCGTATFGTSNMAIASLLIAFYPVFPTSVMDNRSHLQAFRHFWVLATDPRCLVAKDVATGQPISAPIEIRRKSTGEPDDAETIATVRQTPCLLPPLGEIASIRTNAGPAFWDLEIDFEKNPSLVDAFRQNQSLYLRRRPAQEAPFTSTLRALGRDALADVTDNGRQDPLEWVFGLDALRDLTYAERATVLDRTTNSDGVASESSGSAVDSRLVLQRSMDGSSRERLLGLKMLFEWADRRAQLEGSSWAQAKSGGGEGEKNQEWWMRDSVVEELKGRVFMAGRDGP